GAATATTGCTTTGTTTGGGTCCTTCATGTTTGCTGGTGTGGGTGCAGGACTAGCGTTTATCCCCTTCAATTCAATGCTCCAGCAGCGGACACCTGCGGAATACACGGGTCGTGTATTTGGAACCATAGGCAGCCTGACAAGCGCAGCTGTTATTCTAGGACCTGTAGCCGGTGGAGCCTTAGTGACAGCATCGGGGCCGGTATCTGCCTTTATTCTATCTGGTTTGCTTACAGGATTGCTAGGACTAGGGCTGTTAATGCTGCGTGGTAAAATCGAGCGCAGGGATGAAGCGGCGATCAAGAAGCAGGAAGGAATAGCTGCGACGAATAACATGGACCTTGTAGGACAGACCTCCCTTTGATGGGAGGTTTCTTTTATTCGCTATTGCGCAGGGCTTAAGTTATTATTGTGAAAAAAGCAGCTTGATTATTTTCAGGAAAAATATATAGTACGATTAGATAAGTTGCGATTGCCTCTGTTGATCATTTGAATATCATTCATATACGCAATAGGGAATGCAATTTATAATAGTATTTATTAGAAGTACTAGGAGATGGAGAGTATGGAAAAAGAAGAAACTACAGTGGATACCGAGAGCTATGACGACATTGTGCTCGATGTTGAGATCGATGAAGCTGGCTATGAAGCGGGAGATCCTTGCATATTCGATATTTCTTTTCAAGTGAAGCGAGGTCAACTGCTCGGACTGATCGGACCTAATGGTGCTGGGAAAAGTACAACCATTAAGACCCTGCTTGGTTTGTTGAAGAATACCAAGGCTAAAGTGTCTTTTAGTGGAGTTAATAAATCTTACGCTTATGTTCCGGAGCAACCTGTGTTTTATGAGGATTTGACATTGTGGGAGCACTTGGATTTAGCGGCCGCTGCCTATGGACTGAAGTACGAACAGTTCGAAGAAACTGCAGAAAGACTGTTGAAGCAGTTTGGTATGGGCCATGTGCGCAATGATCTTCCAGCTGGATTCTCTAAGGGCATGAAACAAAAAATGATGCTAATGCTTGGCTTCTTGGTACAACCGGATGTTTATATTGTGGACGAGCCATTTATTGGTTTAGACCCCCGCGCCACTAAAGATTTCCTGCGGTTGCTAGAAGCGGAGCGGAAGCGCGGAGCTGGTGTATTAATGTCTACGCATGTACTGGATACAGCAGAGAAGATATGCGATGATTTCGTATTGATCTCCGGGGGAAAGGTTGCCGCCTCAGGAACACTCGAAGATATACGTGATTATGCTGGACTGCCGGAGGCGTCGTTGTTTGATTGCTTCGACGAATTAACATGAGTAAGCAGGGACAGCGGGCGTTTGCTTTTTCTAACGCTAAACAACTATTCAGACGGCGGCTATTCTCTCATTGGCGTGAGCAATCCGCTATTATCCGTACGGCGGCTGATTGGACCGTTCTTTTATATATTCTTATTCCCGGGGGATTATTGGGAGGGCGTTTGTATTATGGGTTCTGGAATGAGGCGCTACCGGCTTGGAGTGTGAATTTGCCGTTTATGCTCATTCCTTCATTATTAGTGCTCTTGATCTGCAACGGGGGCTTGGTGCTATTATTGCAGGAAGGCGATCTATTATTTCTTAGACAACGGCAACGATGGATGAATACGATCCTATTTCGCGGGTTGCTCTACAGCCTGATTGTAACCTCGCTGAAGTTCTGTGTAGCTTTTGCACTGTTACTGCCTTTTCTGATTCGGGGATTTGAGATGACGTCATCGGAGGTATGGGCGCTGTTCGCGCTGACCTTGGCGTGCAGCTGGTGTGTGAAGCTACTGGGACATCTTGTAAAAGTACAGAAGCAAGGCTGGCGCCGCTGGTTATGGCTATTTCTGGCGATCTCCGTCCCGAACGCTATTTATTTCAGAGTAGCTAGCCTTTGGAATGATCGCCCGCTCATCATATTGCTGAGTGCGGTTGTATTCACAGTCGTTGCAATATTTGCTTTCCGGTGGCGCTTATTGATGCGTGGGACATTTATGAACGATGTGCGGGAGGACTACAAGCAGCGAATGAAGATAGCGGCCATACTGCTCCGCCATGTTCTGGATAAACCTCGCCCGACTCGCCATAAGCCATGGATTTTCCGGAAGTCGCAGCCTTTGCTTAAATCAAAGACTGCCGAGAGCCGTTTCTCTGCGGCAGCGATTAAGGCACTCATACGGAATCCGGCCCATTTGAAGCTTTACTTGGCTTTCACTGCCGTGTCCGCGGTAGCGATCCTTATCATTCCATCGGGATTTAAATGGCTAGGATTTGTAGTATTAACATCGCTTATGACTTTTTGGCTGTTTTCGTTCTGGTCTTTGTTTGTTGGGGATGATTACATTGGGATACTTCCATTTACGAAAGAACAAAAGGCTGAAGCGGGTATGCATGCGGTCCCTATTTTATTACTTCCCTTTACAATGATTACCTCCGCACTAATCTGTCTCTCTTTATATGGATGGTGGGGGATCATCTTGTTCGTACCGGTTGGATACATGGTTGGACTCTTTATTAGCAGAATATTTGGTACGTTCCGATTGGGCAAAGATTGATAGATAGATAAAAAAAACAGCGTGACTTGAGAAGCCTCTCAAGTCACGCTGTTTTTAGTTGCAACGCATTAACTAAGGCGAAGGTCAGCGGCATGTTTGCCTGCTGTATATCCAGTAGAGAACGCTGCTGTTATATTGTAGCCACCAGTGTAGCCATGGATATCGAGTACCTCTCCACAGAAGAATAACCCTTGCATAAGCTTAGATTCCATTCTTTTGGGATCGATCTCTTTCAGATTTACGCCGCCACCCGTAACAAAGGCTTCGGACAGGGAGCGGGTACCATGAACATTAACGGGCATCCTTTTCAAGATACCTGCTAGCGCATGCAATCCATTCTTGGATACATGATGACCCGTAATATCTCCATCCAGGTCAGCTTTAGCTAACAAGAGGGGAATGAGACGTTCTGGCAGCAGCCCCTTTAGTGAATTGCGGATCGCTTTCTTCGGCTCCTGGTCCAGCTTGTCCTGCAGCGATGATTCCACTTCTTGCAAGTTCAGATCAGGGAAGAGATCGATGGACATCTCAACCATGTCATTCCCTGATTTACGCTGGACCTGTCTCAGAAATTGGCTGCAGCGCAGCGCAATTGGCCCGGATAATCCAAAATGGGTGAAGATCATATCTCCGCGATGAAAAATGACCTTCTTTCCTTTTGGATTCCATACAGTAAGTGCCACATCGCGTAGCGACAATCCTTGCAGCTCACCGGATTTAATCCACTCTTCCCGTGAAATAATCGGTACCTCTGTCGGAAATAGCTCAGTAATGGTGTGGCCTGCGGCTTCAGCCCATGGGTACCCATCTCCAGTAGAGCCGGTCTGAGGAACGGACTTTCCTCCGGTGGCGATGATTACGGCAGCACTGGAAATCGTTTTGCCCGAGCCCAGCTGAACGCCCTTAACGGCCCCTTCTTCATATATTACATGTGAAACAGGACTATCCGTCATAATCTGCACACCTAGACCCCGTACTTTGTTAATTAAGGCGGAGACGACGCTGGAGGCCTTATCGGAGACGGGAAACATCCGTCCGTTGTCTTCTTCCTTTAATGCAATGCCTAAGCCTTCAAAAAAGGCAATGATATCTTGATTATTAAAATGGTCGAAGGCGCTATACAAAAACCGCCCGTTTCCCGGGATATGGGAGATTAACTCATCTCTCTCCTTGACGTTCGTTACATTGCAGCGTCCGCCACCAGATATCCCGAGCTTTCGTCCTAGCTTAGCTCCCTTATCGATCAGTAGTACGGATGCCCCGTGTTCTGCTGCGGCCACGCTTGCCATTAATCCCGAAGGGCCGCCACCTATGACGATCACATCGAAGTTGCTCATGAAATTTTACTCCTTTACATGTTAAGACACGGGTGTTACTTCGTGTTTTCCTAACGGAATCATACCATTCTGACTGTCATGTAACCAGTCTTGTCCGCTCACTTGGTTATAATCGTTGTCAGGAGAGTAATCCTGTGCTTTAATCTAGTCATGTAGGGCAATTTGTCCATTTTGGGGTGTGATTGTAATTATTGGCGCAATTAAGGATATATTATTGCAAATATCGGCAGCATGCTCCTTTCTTTTTCTGATTCAGTGGTGGGTGGACCGAGGGCTTGTGGCTCGAAAAAAAGGTAGTTTCCCGGATAATCAAACTTTTTTGGTTTTGGCGTGTGCGTTAAGTCTTATGCTATGCTCTCTTCTTTCGACGACTTTATTCGGTATTGCTTATTTGAATTTAGGAATGATTCCTGCTTATATCGGTATTTTATATGGAACTGTACGTTCAGGCATTCTGCTGTCCATCTTTTTGCTTGTCTGTAATATATTCATTGCAGAGCCAGCAGGAATAAGTAATATGATATTAAATTCAGGAATATTATTATATCCGTTGCTGTTTGGGCTGGCTAAGCCTTTTAAGAAAGGCACAGTGGTAGAGAAG
This genomic stretch from Paenibacillus sp. FSL H7-0737 harbors:
- a CDS encoding ABC transporter ATP-binding protein, whose translation is MEKEETTVDTESYDDIVLDVEIDEAGYEAGDPCIFDISFQVKRGQLLGLIGPNGAGKSTTIKTLLGLLKNTKAKVSFSGVNKSYAYVPEQPVFYEDLTLWEHLDLAAAAYGLKYEQFEETAERLLKQFGMGHVRNDLPAGFSKGMKQKMMLMLGFLVQPDVYIVDEPFIGLDPRATKDFLRLLEAERKRGAGVLMSTHVLDTAEKICDDFVLISGGKVAASGTLEDIRDYAGLPEASLFDCFDELT
- a CDS encoding NAD(P)/FAD-dependent oxidoreductase, whose product is MSNFDVIVIGGGPSGLMASVAAAEHGASVLLIDKGAKLGRKLGISGGGRCNVTNVKERDELISHIPGNGRFLYSAFDHFNNQDIIAFFEGLGIALKEEDNGRMFPVSDKASSVVSALINKVRGLGVQIMTDSPVSHVIYEEGAVKGVQLGSGKTISSAAVIIATGGKSVPQTGSTGDGYPWAEAAGHTITELFPTEVPIISREEWIKSGELQGLSLRDVALTVWNPKGKKVIFHRGDMIFTHFGLSGPIALRCSQFLRQVQRKSGNDMVEMSIDLFPDLNLQEVESSLQDKLDQEPKKAIRNSLKGLLPERLIPLLLAKADLDGDITGHHVSKNGLHALAGILKRMPVNVHGTRSLSEAFVTGGGVNLKEIDPKRMESKLMQGLFFCGEVLDIHGYTGGYNITAAFSTGYTAGKHAADLRLS
- a CDS encoding ABC transporter permease — encoded protein: MLRRINMSKQGQRAFAFSNAKQLFRRRLFSHWREQSAIIRTAADWTVLLYILIPGGLLGGRLYYGFWNEALPAWSVNLPFMLIPSLLVLLICNGGLVLLLQEGDLLFLRQRQRWMNTILFRGLLYSLIVTSLKFCVAFALLLPFLIRGFEMTSSEVWALFALTLACSWCVKLLGHLVKVQKQGWRRWLWLFLAISVPNAIYFRVASLWNDRPLIILLSAVVFTVVAIFAFRWRLLMRGTFMNDVREDYKQRMKIAAILLRHVLDKPRPTRHKPWIFRKSQPLLKSKTAESRFSAAAIKALIRNPAHLKLYLAFTAVSAVAILIIPSGFKWLGFVVLTSLMTFWLFSFWSLFVGDDYIGILPFTKEQKAEAGMHAVPILLLPFTMITSALICLSLYGWWGIILFVPVGYMVGLFISRIFGTFRLGKD